CTCGACCTTCGTGTCGGGCGGCACGTAGATGAACGAGCCCCCCGACCAGACGGCGCTGTTGAGCGCGGCGAACTTGTTGTCCTTCGGAGGGATCACGGTCGCGAAGTAGCGCTCGACGATCTCCGGGTGCTCGCGCAGGCCGCTGTCCATGTCCATGAAAAGGACGCCCTGCTTGGTGAGATTCTCCTGGACGGAGTGATACACGACCTCCGACTCGTATTGGGCCGAGACGCCCGCCAGGAACTTCCTCTCGGCCTCCGGGATGCCGAGGCGGTCGAAGGTCTTCTTGATGCCGTCCGGGACATCGTCCCAGGTCCGTCCCCGCTCCTCGATCGGCTTGATGTAGTAGTAGATGTCCTCGAAGTCGATCGACTCGAGTAGCGCCGTGTTTCCCCAGCGGGGCATCGGCTTCTCGAGAAAGGTGTCGAGAGCCTGGTGCCGCAGCCGGCGCATCCAGTCCGGCTCCTTCTTCATCCGCGAGATCATCTCGACCACCTCGTGATCGAGGCCCTTGCGCCCCTTGTGGAAGTACTCTTCGGGGTCGCGGAAGCCCCACTTCTCGGCGTAGTCGCCGCGGATATCCGCTTCCGGACGCGGTCGCCTCGCCTCAGCGGTCGGCGCCTGCGCTACTTGCTTCCTCTCATCCATCGATGGTCACCTCTCGACGCCGGGCCTCTCGGCCTTCGCCGCGGCGCCGTCCGGCACGCTCGTCACGAGGTCCGGGCCGTTACTTTCCTTTTCGATCCAGTCGTATCCGAGCGACTCGAGCTTCCCCACCAGATCGGCCCCTCCCGACTCGACGATCCTCCCCTCCATCAGGACGTGCACCCGGTCGGGCATGACATGGTTGAGGAGGCGCTGGTAGTGGGTGACGAGCAGGACTGCGGAGGCCTGCCCGCAGACCGAGTTGATGCCGTGGGCCACGGTTCGCAGAGCGTCGATGTCGAGGCCCGAGTCGGTCTCGTCCATGAGGGCGACGACCGGCTTGAGCATCGCCATCTGGAGGACCTCGATCCGCTTCTTCTCCCCGCCGGAGAAGCCCTCATTGAGGGAACGTCCTGGGAAGCTCGATTCGACTCCCAGGAGCGCCATCGCCTCGGCCAGCTCCTTGCGGAACTCTCGGATCGGCACGTCCGTTCCGCGGCGGGCGTTCACCGCGGCGCGGATCACATTCGCAACGCTCACGCCCGGAATCGCCACAGGATACTGGAACGCGAGGAAGAGGCCGCGCCGCGCGCGCTCGTCGGCCGGGAGTCCGGTGATCTCCTCCCCCGCGAGCCAGATCCTCCCCTGCGTCAGCTCGTAGGCGGGATTCCCCATGAGGGTGCTCACGAGGGTGCTCTTGCCCGACCCGTTGGGGCCCATCAGGGCGACCTTTTCCCCGGCTCGCAGCTCGAGGCTCACGCCCCTGACGACTTCCTTCCCCTGGACGGCGACATGGACATCCTCGCAGGCGAAGATCGCGCCCTTGCTGTCTGCTTCTCTCATCCCTCTAGGCCTCCTCTGCTTCGCGCGCGCCCTTCACTCCGAGGACGGCGTCGCCTTCCCACTTGCTCCCGAGCCGTTGCCGCGCCGCGTCCTCCGTGGTCACGAGATCGGCGACAGTGACCTTGCCGA
This genomic window from Candidatus Eisenbacteria bacterium contains:
- the sufC gene encoding Fe-S cluster assembly ATPase SufC; translated protein: MREADSKGAIFACEDVHVAVQGKEVVRGVSLELRAGEKVALMGPNGSGKSTLVSTLMGNPAYELTQGRIWLAGEEITGLPADERARRGLFLAFQYPVAIPGVSVANVIRAAVNARRGTDVPIREFRKELAEAMALLGVESSFPGRSLNEGFSGGEKKRIEVLQMAMLKPVVALMDETDSGLDIDALRTVAHGINSVCGQASAVLLVTHYQRLLNHVMPDRVHVLMEGRIVESGGADLVGKLESLGYDWIEKESNGPDLVTSVPDGAAAKAERPGVER